The Streptomyces sp. 135 sequence CAAGTGGCTCAAGGGCGTGGACGCCGACTTCACCGGTCTGACCGGCGACTTCGCGACCATCCAGGCCGGGGCCCGCCAGCTCGGCATCAGCATCGAGCCGTCCCAGAAGGACAAGAACGGCAAGATCGTCTCGGTGCACGGCAAGCAGGTCATCGCCTTCTCGCCGAAGACCGACGCGGGGTACGTGCTGTACGGCGAGGAGGCCACCGCGGGCGACTACACCAAGGACCTCCCGAAGCTCGTCAAGGGGGCGACTCCGTGAGCCGCGGCACCGCGGTAGGCACCGCCGTCCGCACCGCCGTCCGTCGCCGTGCGCTCGTCGGCGGGGCGATGGCGCTGGCGGCGGCGCTCACCCTTGCGGGTTGCGGCGACGACTCGGGCCCGGACGCCGGGACGGCGAAGAAGCCCCGGCTCGAGGTCGGCGGGGCGTACATCCCCGAGCCCACCATGGACGACATGGCGGCCGGCTTCTTCACGCTCACGAACAAGGGCGGCGCCGACCGGCTCACCTCCGTCACCAGTGACATCGCGGGCACCGTCACGCTGCACAGCACCAAGGACGGCGCGATGAAGGAGCAGAAGTCCTTCGCCGTGCCCGCGGACGGAGAACTCGTCCTCGCGAGCGGCGGCAACCACCTGATGCTCGAAGAGCTCAAGCACAAGCCGAAGCGGGGCGAGAAGGTCGCCATGACGCTGCGCTTCCAGAAGTCGGATCCGATCACGATCGAGGTGCCGGTCAAGGAGGCGACGTACCGCCCCGGGCAGCAGCACGACAGCGGCTCGAACGCCTCGCACGGCACTCATATGTCGCACGCCTCGCAGACATCACGCACGTCGCAGACATCAGGCACGTCGCAGACACCGCACGCGTCGCACACGACGCACATGTCGCATACGTCGGATACGACGCACTGAGGGACGGACCGTTGATGCAGACCATCGCTCCCCGCTCCAGGAACGTTCCCCGGGCCGGAGCCGCTCCCCGCCTCTGGCGGCTTCTCCTCGTGCTCGTCGCCATGACCGGCGCGTTCCTCGCCGGCGCCGCGCCGGCCTCCGCGCACGCCGCGCTCACCGGCAGCGACCCGAAGCAGGGAGCGGTGGTCGACGAGGCCCCCGCCCAGGTGAAGCTCACCTTCTCGGAGAAGGTGGCCATGGCGGACGGCTCCGTGCGGGTGCTCGCCCCGTCCGGCAAGCGCGCCGACACCGGCAAGACCACCGACCTGGGCGCCAACACGTACGGCGTGAAGCTCCGCAAGGGCCTGTCCGACGGCACCTACACCGTCGCCTACCAAGTCGTGTCCGCCGACAGCCATCCCGTCGCCGGCGCCTTCACCTTCTCCATCGGCGCGCCCTCCGCCACGAAGGCCACCCTGCCCGCCCAGGAGGCGGGCGGCGGCCTCGTCGGCGTGCTCTACGACATCGCGCGCTACCTCTCCTACGGCGGGTTCATCCTGGTCGTCGGCGGCGCCGCCTTCGTGCTCGGCTGCTGGCCGCGCGGCGCGGGGGTACGGCCCGTGCAGCGCCTCGTGACGTACGGCTGGGTCACGCTCACCGGCGCCACGCTCGCCCTGCTCCTGCTGCGCGCCCCCTACACCGGCTCAGGGAAGCTCGCCGACGCCTTCGACATGGGCGCGCTCGGCGACGTGCTCAACACCAAGACCGGCGCGGCCCTGGTCTCCCGGCTGCTGCTGCTCGCCGCCGCCGCGCTGTTCATCGCGGTGCTCTTCGGGGCGTACGTGAAGCGCGACGGGCCGGACGAGGCCGCCGCGAAGAAGGACCTCACCTTCGGGCTCGCCATCGGCGGCACGGTCGTCGCCATCGGCATCGCGGCGACCTGGGCGATGGCGGAGCACGCCTCGACCGGGATCCAGGCGGGCGTCGCGATGCCCGTCGACGTGCTGCACCTGCTGGCCGTCGCCGCCTGGCTCGGCGGGCTCGCGGCGCTGCTCGTCGCGCTGTTCCGCACGACCTCGGTGGAGGCGGCGGCCGTGCGGCGGTTCTCGCGCGTGGCGTTCACCAGCGTCGTCGTACTGGCCGCGACCGGGCTCTACCAGTCGTGGCGGCAGGTCGGCTCGTGGTCGGCGCTGACCGGTACGTCGTACGGGCAGCTGCTCCTCGTCAAGATCGGCCTGGTCGCCGTCCTGGTGGGCGTCGCCTCCGTCTCGCGGCGCTGGACCGGCCGGATCGCCTCCGAGGCGGGCGGCGTCGCACCCGAGGCTGCGGCGGCCGCGGTGGTCGAGCAGCGCATGGCGAAGAAGTCGGTCACGGTGACGGCCCCGGCCGGGGAAGCGGCTGACACCCCCGGTGCGCGCGGCTCCAAGGACTCCGAGGACTCCAAGGCCTCCTCCGGGGACTCCAAGGCCTACTTCGGGGACTCCAAGGACTGCTCCGAGGACTCCGAGCGTTCCGCCCAGCTCGCGCGCCAGCGGGCGGCCATGGCCACCGCGCGCGAGAAGCGCATCCGCGACGCCGACCCGCACCGCTCGGGGCTGCGCCGCTCGGTGCTCACCGAGGCGGGCGTCGCCGTCGTCCTGCTCGCCGTCACGACGGCCCTGACGACCACCGAGCCGGGCCGCACGCAGGAGGAGGCCGCCAAGGCCACCGCCGCCGTGGCCGAGGCACAGCGCTCGGGCCCGCTCACCCTGAAGGTGCCCTTCGACACGGGCGGCCAGGACGGCAAGGGCACCGTGCGCCTCGAACTGGACCCGGGCCGCACCGGCAGCAACGACCTGCACATCTACGTGAAGCGGCCCAACGGCAGCGCCTTCGACATCCCCGAGGTGAAGGTCTCCTTCACCCTCAAGTCGAAGGACCTGGGCCCGCTGCCCGTCACCCCGAGCCACATCGGCACCGGACACTGGACGGCGAGCGGGGTGCAGATCCCGATGGCGGGCGACTGGAAGATCGCGGTGACCGTGCGGACCTCCGACATCGACCAAGTGACCGTGAACAAGAACACGCAGATCGGCTGAACAGGCATGACGGACAACGGGATTTCCAGGCGGCGGCTGCTCGGCACCGCCGGTGCCACCGGTCTCGCGCTCGGTGCGGCGGGTGGCGCCGTCGGGTACGCGGCGGCGCCCTCGTCCGGGTCGGGCTCGTCCGGCGCGTCCGGCGCGTCGAAGGCCGCCCTGGCGTCCCTCGGCGCGGACGAGGTGATGTTTCACGGGAAACATCAGTCCGGCATCACCACGCCTCCGCAGTCCCGCGGCCATCTGGTCGCCTTCGACCTGACCTCGGGCGCGAGCCGCAAGGAGGCGGCGGCCCTGCTGCGCCGCTGGTCGGCGGCTGCCGAGCGGCTGATGGCGGGCGAGCCGGTCGGCTCCGACGACACGGCGGTCGCGCGGGACGCCGGCCCCTCCTCCCTCTCCGTCACCTTCGGCTTCGGCGCCTCCTTCTTCTCCCGCACGGGTCTGGAGAAGCGGCGCCCGGCCGCCCTGGATCCGCTGCCCGACTTCTCCTCGGACCACCTGGACAAGGCGCGCAGCAACGGCGACCTGTGGGTGCAGATCGGCGCCAACGACCCGCTCGTCGCCTTCCACGCGTTGCGCGCCCTCCAGAAGGAGGCGGCCGGGGTGGCGCGGGTGCGCTGGCAGATGAACGGTTTCAACCGCTCGCCCGGCGCCACCGCGCACCCGATGACGACCCGCAATCTGATGGGCCAGGTCGACGGCACGAACAACCCGAAGCCGGCGGAAAAGGACTTCGACGAGCGGATCTTCGTGCCCGCCGACGGTGACCCCGCGTGGATGGCGGGGGGCTCCTACGCCGTCGTACGCCGTATCCGGATGCTCCTCGACGACTGGGAGAAGCTCGGCCTGAAGGAGCAGGAGGCGGTGATCGGGCGGCACAAGAAGGACGGCTCGCCGCTGACGGGCGGCACGGAGACGACCGACCCGGACCTGGAGAAGACGGGCCCGGACGGCAGGCTCGTCATCCCCCTCAACGCGCACGCCCGCATCACCCGCCCCGATCAGAACGGCGGTGCGGCGATGCTGCGCAGGCCGTTCTCGTACCACGACGGCTTCGACGCGCACGGGGAGCCGGACGCGGGTCTGCTCTTCGTCTGCTGGCAGGCCGACCCGATGCGCGGGTTCGTGCCGGTGCAGCGCAAGCTCGACCGGGGTGACGCCCTGTCGGAGTTCATCCGCCACGAGGCGAGCGGCCTCTTCGCGGTGCCGGGCGGGGCGGCGAAGGGCGAGTACGTGGGGCAGCGGTTGCTGGAGGGGTGAGGGGCTTGCCTCGGCGTCGGCCGGGGGGTTTACGGGCGGCGCGGCTTGATGGTGGTGCGGACTTATGGGTAGCGCGGGCTTACGGGTAGTGGGGGCTTACGGGTAGTGGGGGCTTACGGGTAGTGGGGGCTTACGGGTAGTGGGGGCTTACGAGTAGCGCGGGCTTACGGGCGGTGCGGGCGCCGCTTTGTGAGACGCATGAGCCGTGCCACGTCGGGCCCATTAGGGTGACGGTATGTCGGCGACGCGCTACACCTATCTCGGCCCCGAAGGCACCTTCACCGAGGCCGCTCTCCGTACGCTGCCCGAGGCGGCCGCCCGGGAACTCGTCCCGATGGTGTCCGTCCCGGCCACACTGGACGCGGTCCGCAGCGGCCAGGCGGCGGCCGCGCTCGTGCCGATCGAGAACTCGGTCGAGGGCGGTGTCACCACCACGGTCGACGAACTCGCCAAGGGCGAACCGCTGATGATCTACCGCGAGGTCGTCCTGCCGATCACCTTCGCGCTGCTCGTGCGTCCGGGCACGGAGCTCAAGGACATCAAGACCGTGACCGGCCACCCCGTGGCCCAGCCCCAGGTCCGCAACTGGCTGGCCGCCCACCTCCCCGACGCCCTGTGGGAGTCGGCCGCTTCGAACGCCGACGGCGCGCGCCTGGTCCAGGAGGGCCGCTTCGACGCGGCCTTCGCCGGGGAGTTCGCGGCTGTCACGTACGGCCTCGAACCGCTGGTCAGCGAGATCCACGACGCGGCCAACGCCGCCACCCGCTTCGTCCTGGTCGGCCGCCCGGCCCGCCCCGCCGCGCCGACCGGCGCCGACAAGACCTCCGTGGTCATCTGGCTGGACGACGACCATCCCGGTGCCCTGCTCGAACTGCTCCAGGAGTTCGCCGTACGGGGCGTCAACCTCATGCGGATCGAATCGCGCCCGACCGGTCAGGGCATCGGCAACTACTGCTTCTCGATGGACGCCGAGGGACACATCACGGACCGCCGTGTCGGCGAGGCCCTGATGGGGCTCAAGCGGATCTGCCCGCAGGTGCGCTTCCTCGGCTCGTACCCGCGGGCCGGGGTGACCGCGGCGGATACGCGGACGCTGCGGCCCGGTACGTCGGACGGCGAGTTCGCGGCGGCCTCGGACTGGTTGACGCGCTGCCAGGACGGTCGTTTCTAGCCACTTCGGGGCACGGATGACTCTGCGGCACCCGGGGGAAGCCTCCGGGTGCCGTTCCTACCTGCAGATTTACGTTGTCCACAGAAGTTATCCACAGGCGCGCATCTCGACCTGGGGACAAGTCGACAACCAAGCGCGACATGGTCGACAAATCTGCTCACAGCCCTCAAGTCCGTCCACAGTCCCGCACGTCACCCCTCGTCCACTCTTTTCCATTGATCAACTCTTTGGGGGGAACCATTTCCACTCGAAAGTGGGTGAGGGATGGGTTTGGGAAGGGAATGCTTCGCCGGACTCGCGGCTTTCGGAACAGCCACTTCCGGCATCCACAGATCTTTCGCACACCCTGTGGATAACTCCCCGGAGGCAGTCATTCCTGTGGACAACCGGCGTGGACAGAGGCCTCAAGTCCCGCCTCCCGCAAGGAGTTCCGGTCAAGGGGGTAGGCGCGCTCTGCCCCTTTCGGGGAGTGGCGTCCCTTTTATTGACCGGGCGTCCACGTGTGCGCGAACACGCTTTTCCGGCCGCGCCGACCGCGCTTGATCTCCGTGAATTTATTCCGGCAAACCGGGCATAACGTACACAATGGAATATCGGGTCGTGGCCCGGAACCACGCAACGGTAGCCTTGAGGGGTGATTGACCTTCGCCTGCTCCGTGAGGACCCCGACCGTGTTCGCGCCTCCCAGCGCGCCCGTGGAGAGGACGTCGCGCTCGTCGACGCCCTGCTCTCCGCCGACGAGCGGCGCAGGTCGTCCGGCGTCCGCTTCGACGAGCTGCGCTCCGAGCAGAAGGCGCTCGGCAAGCTGATCCCGAAGGCCTCGCCCGAGGAGAAGCAGGAGCTCCTGAAGAAGGCCGGCGAGCTCTCCGCCGCGGTCAAGGCGGCCGACGCCGCCCAGGACGAGGCCGACGAGGAGACCAAGCGGCTCCTCCAGCAGCTGGGGAACATCGTCCACCCCGACGTCCCGGTGGGCGGCGAGGAGGACTTCGTCGTCCTGGACACGATCGGCACCCCGCGCGACTTCGCGGCCGAGGGCTTCGAGCCGAAGGACCACCTGGAACTCGGCGAGGCGCTCGGCGCCATCGACGTCGAGCGCGGCGCGAAGGTCTCCGGATCGCGCTTCTACTACCTCACCGGCGTCGGCGCCCTCCTCGAGCTGGCCCTCGTCAACGCGGCGATCGCACAGGCGACCGAGGCCGGGTTCATCCCGATGCTGACGCCGTCCCTGGTCCGCCCGCGCGCCATGGAGGGCACGGGCTTCCTCGGTCAGGCCGCGGAGAACGTGTACCACCTGGAGAAGGACGACTACTACCTGGTCGGCACCTCCGAGGTCCCGCTCGCGGCGTACCACATGGACGAGATCATCGACGCCGACAAGCTGCCCCTGCGGTACGCGGGCTTCTCGCCCTGCTACCGCCGCGAGGCCGGCACGTACGGCAAGGACACCCGCGGCATCTTCCGCGTCCACCAGTTCGACAAGGTCGAGATGTTCTCGTACGTCGACCCGGCCGACGCCGAGAACGAGCACAAGCGGCTCCTCGAGTGGGAGAAGCAGTGGCTGACCGGCCTCGGCCTGCCCTTCCAGGTGATCGACGTGGCGACGGGTGACCTCGGCGCCTCGGCCTCGCGCAAGTTCGACTGCGAGGCGTGGATCCCCACCCAGGGCAAGTACCGCGAGCTGACCTCCGCGTCGAACTGCGACGGCTTCCAGGCCCGCCGCCTGTCCATCCGCTACCGCGACGGCAAGAAGGTTCAGCCGCTCTCGACGCTGAACGGCACGCTCTGCGCCGTCCCGCGCACCATCGTGGCGATCCTGGAGAACCACCAGCAGGCCGACGGCTCCGTGGTGGTGCCCGAGGTGCTGCGTCCGTACCTCGGCGGACGAGAGATCCTGGAGCCCATCGCCA is a genomic window containing:
- a CDS encoding copper chaperone PCu(A)C — protein: MALAAALTLAGCGDDSGPDAGTAKKPRLEVGGAYIPEPTMDDMAAGFFTLTNKGGADRLTSVTSDIAGTVTLHSTKDGAMKEQKSFAVPADGELVLASGGNHLMLEELKHKPKRGEKVAMTLRFQKSDPITIEVPVKEATYRPGQQHDSGSNASHGTHMSHASQTSRTSQTSGTSQTPHASHTTHMSHTSDTTH
- a CDS encoding copper resistance protein CopC yields the protein MTGAFLAGAAPASAHAALTGSDPKQGAVVDEAPAQVKLTFSEKVAMADGSVRVLAPSGKRADTGKTTDLGANTYGVKLRKGLSDGTYTVAYQVVSADSHPVAGAFTFSIGAPSATKATLPAQEAGGGLVGVLYDIARYLSYGGFILVVGGAAFVLGCWPRGAGVRPVQRLVTYGWVTLTGATLALLLLRAPYTGSGKLADAFDMGALGDVLNTKTGAALVSRLLLLAAAALFIAVLFGAYVKRDGPDEAAAKKDLTFGLAIGGTVVAIGIAATWAMAEHASTGIQAGVAMPVDVLHLLAVAAWLGGLAALLVALFRTTSVEAAAVRRFSRVAFTSVVVLAATGLYQSWRQVGSWSALTGTSYGQLLLVKIGLVAVLVGVASVSRRWTGRIASEAGGVAPEAAAAAVVEQRMAKKSVTVTAPAGEAADTPGARGSKDSEDSKASSGDSKAYFGDSKDCSEDSERSAQLARQRAAMATAREKRIRDADPHRSGLRRSVLTEAGVAVVLLAVTTALTTTEPGRTQEEAAKATAAVAEAQRSGPLTLKVPFDTGGQDGKGTVRLELDPGRTGSNDLHIYVKRPNGSAFDIPEVKVSFTLKSKDLGPLPVTPSHIGTGHWTASGVQIPMAGDWKIAVTVRTSDIDQVTVNKNTQIG
- the efeB gene encoding iron uptake transporter deferrochelatase/peroxidase subunit, whose amino-acid sequence is MTDNGISRRRLLGTAGATGLALGAAGGAVGYAAAPSSGSGSSGASGASKAALASLGADEVMFHGKHQSGITTPPQSRGHLVAFDLTSGASRKEAAALLRRWSAAAERLMAGEPVGSDDTAVARDAGPSSLSVTFGFGASFFSRTGLEKRRPAALDPLPDFSSDHLDKARSNGDLWVQIGANDPLVAFHALRALQKEAAGVARVRWQMNGFNRSPGATAHPMTTRNLMGQVDGTNNPKPAEKDFDERIFVPADGDPAWMAGGSYAVVRRIRMLLDDWEKLGLKEQEAVIGRHKKDGSPLTGGTETTDPDLEKTGPDGRLVIPLNAHARITRPDQNGGAAMLRRPFSYHDGFDAHGEPDAGLLFVCWQADPMRGFVPVQRKLDRGDALSEFIRHEASGLFAVPGGAAKGEYVGQRLLEG
- the pheA gene encoding prephenate dehydratase, which codes for MSATRYTYLGPEGTFTEAALRTLPEAAARELVPMVSVPATLDAVRSGQAAAALVPIENSVEGGVTTTVDELAKGEPLMIYREVVLPITFALLVRPGTELKDIKTVTGHPVAQPQVRNWLAAHLPDALWESAASNADGARLVQEGRFDAAFAGEFAAVTYGLEPLVSEIHDAANAATRFVLVGRPARPAAPTGADKTSVVIWLDDDHPGALLELLQEFAVRGVNLMRIESRPTGQGIGNYCFSMDAEGHITDRRVGEALMGLKRICPQVRFLGSYPRAGVTAADTRTLRPGTSDGEFAAASDWLTRCQDGRF
- the serS gene encoding serine--tRNA ligase; translation: MIDLRLLREDPDRVRASQRARGEDVALVDALLSADERRRSSGVRFDELRSEQKALGKLIPKASPEEKQELLKKAGELSAAVKAADAAQDEADEETKRLLQQLGNIVHPDVPVGGEEDFVVLDTIGTPRDFAAEGFEPKDHLELGEALGAIDVERGAKVSGSRFYYLTGVGALLELALVNAAIAQATEAGFIPMLTPSLVRPRAMEGTGFLGQAAENVYHLEKDDYYLVGTSEVPLAAYHMDEIIDADKLPLRYAGFSPCYRREAGTYGKDTRGIFRVHQFDKVEMFSYVDPADAENEHKRLLEWEKQWLTGLGLPFQVIDVATGDLGASASRKFDCEAWIPTQGKYRELTSASNCDGFQARRLSIRYRDGKKVQPLSTLNGTLCAVPRTIVAILENHQQADGSVVVPEVLRPYLGGREILEPIAK